One window of Sardina pilchardus chromosome 2, fSarPil1.1, whole genome shotgun sequence genomic DNA carries:
- the ccl20a.3 gene encoding C-C motif chemokine 20a.3 has translation MAQICVPVLVLIVLCTLGLYSSEAAAVRSRGCCTMYYRGKVPTKQIRGFTIQTNQGKCNINAVILHTPKRNFCVDPELRWVTDAIDKLRAQVHVLRAKDDSSQ, from the exons ATGGCCCAGATCTGTGTTCCTGTCCTTGTCCTGATCGTGCTCTGCACCCTGGGGCTCTACAGCAGCGAGGCTGCAGCTgtccgcagcagag GCTGCTGCACAATGTACTACAGGGGTAAAGTACCCACGAAACAGATCAGAGGATTTACTATCCAGACCAATCAAGGAAAATGCAATATCAATGCAGTGAT CCTGCACACTCCAAAACGCAATTTCTGTGTGGATCCTGAACTACGTTGGGTGACTGACGCCATCGACAAGCTAAG ggCACAGGTCCATGTGCTGAGAGCAAAGGACGATAGTAGTCAGTAG
- the LOC134062578 gene encoding C-C motif chemokine 2-like, producing MAKVTFSLCALLGLLLVFAAMGNSSKVNPRSKCCTKFQSKPLPFENIRGYILDRKCRLFAVKFITIKDRSVCADPKAQWAQDAMEFVRLNQTASA from the exons ATGGCAAAggtcaccttctctctctgtgctctgcttGGGCTTCTGCTGGTCTTCGCCGCTATGGGCAACAGCAGCA AAGTAAATCCAAGGAGCAAGTGCTGCACCAAATTCCAATCGAAACCACTGCCTTTTGAGAATATCCGTGGTTACATTTTGGATCGGAAATGTCGCCTCTTTGCAGTCAA GTTCATCACTATAAAGGACAGATCTGTTTGTGCTGATCCGAAAGCGCAGTGGGCACAAGATGCAATGGAGTTTGTcag actGAACCAGACTGCATCAGCATAA
- the capn10 gene encoding calpain-10, whose product MEEPQDEIACLFEDPDFPSEASSLCSSDVTPISVLQGDITWLRPQDICQSPRLFPLDPPKAHAKQGILGDCWLLCACTMLLKNKDLMDQVLPEGQPQWGEQGYSGRFLLHFWQRGAWVEVQVDDRLPCIDNKLCFSQCLCPSAFWVALLEKAYAKLHGSYEALWAGQVCEALVDLSGGVAERWSLRPFTGAEQQQQQQQQQQEKEEEEREDRGDAPPARRRKELKLPQVVKEGCAISCSLHNDTGGGSDQWQYHAMSVLEWTDVQTVAGETECLLRIRNPWGRRCWSGAWAENGTGWKTLEPDCTLDLLSRTQQGEFWVNMEEFLKEFDEVTVGYPIIDGHLQSIYTGAVLSHTQQARGRWLRGQSAGGCRNSSGYATNPKFWLRLGEPAEVLLCLMQHDPEERTALPAGRDGTTHGGASPRGARGQERRHQHAIGLHMWKIEKKHFKLSRTLNRAPCASTHSHAYEREVTLQAQLSSGFHLLIPSTFQQGAQASFLLRVYSSSPSTLSAVRVREAVVPSSSEGEWETSSCCGSWTPGSSAGGSRNFPSHGQNPRFPLTVTYDPGGSNVRVTLFQNCPESACQAIGFHIYKVLDGGAGVSLAQEPVASCVPHCYSQEVSLACSLRTGAYTIIPSTYQPDCGGHFTLTLNRRIHRKVVQSQESLGSAIQEVSYISLMRC is encoded by the exons ATGGAGGAGCCCCAAGATGAGATTGCCTGCTTGTTTGAGGACCCTGATTTCCCCTCGGAAGCGTCCTCCCTGTGCTCATCAGATGTCACACCCATCTCTGTGCTGCAAGGAGACATCACTTGGCTCCGACCCCAG GACATTTGTCAGTCTCCTCGGCTTTTCCCCCTCGACCCACCCAAGGCTCATGCCAAGCAAGGCATTCTGGGAGATTGCTGGTTGTTGTGTGCCTGCACTATGCTGTTGAAGAACAAGGACTTGATGGACCAG GTGCTGCCAGAAGGCCAGCCGCAGTGGGGGGAGCAGGGCTACTCGGGCCGCTTCCTGCTGCACTTCTGGCAGAGAGGTGCGTGGGTGGAGGTCCAGGTGGACGACCGCCTGCCCTGCATCGACAACAAGCTCTGCTTCTCCCAGTGCCTGTGTCCCAGCGCCTTCTGGGTGGCACTGCTGGAGAAGGCCTATGCCAA GCTGCACGGCTCCTACGAGGCCCTGTGGGCGGGCCAGGTGTGTGAGGCGCTGGTGGACCTGAGCGGAGGCGTGGCAGAGCGTTGGAGCCTCCGACCCTTCACAGGGGccgagcaacagcagcagcagcagcagcagcagcaggagaaggaggaggaggagagagaggacagaggagacgCGCCTCCTGccaggaggagaaaggagctGAAGCTGCCTCAGGTGGTGAAGGAGGGCTGCGCCATCAGCTGCTCCTTACACAACGACacaggag GTGGCAGTGACCAGTGGCAGTACCATGCCATGAGTGTGCTGGAGTGGACAGACGTGCAGACTGTTGCCGGGGAAACAGAATGTTTACTCAGAATCAGGAACCCATGGGGGAGACGGTGCTGGAGTGGGGCCTGGGCAGAGAA TGGTACTGGCTGGAAAACCCTGGAGCCAGACTGCACCCTGGACCTCCTCAGCCGCACTCAACAAGGGGAATTCTGGGTCAACATGGAAGAGTTCCTGAAGGAATTTGATGAGGTCACGGTGGGCTATCCAATCATTGATGGACATCTACAAAGCATCTATACTG GAGCGGTCCTGTCCCACACGCAGCAGGCGCGGGGCCGCTGGCTGAGGGGTCAGTCGGCGGGCGGCTGTCGCAACAGCAGCGGCTACGCCACCAACCCAAAGTTCTGGCTGAGGCTGGGCGAGCCTGCGgaggtgctgctgtgtctgATGCAGCACGACCCAGAGGAGCGGACCGCGCTGCCCGCCGGCCGCGACGGGACCACGCACGGGGGCGCCTCGCCGCGCGGGGCCAGAGGTCAGGAGCGCAGGCACCAGCACGCCATCGGGCTCCACATGTGGAag ATAGAGAAGAAGCACTTTAAACTGTCGCGGACGCTAAACCGCGCCCCGTGTgcgagcacacactcacatgcgtaCGAGCGCGAGGTGACGCTCCAGGCTCAGCTCAGTTCTGGCTTCCACCTGCTCATTCCCAGCACCTTCCAGCAGGGGGCGCAGGCGAGCTTCCTGCTCAGGGTCTACTCCTCCAGCCCCAGCACCCTCAG TGCAGTGAGGGTGAGGGAGGCCGTTGTGCCGTCCAGCTCGGAGGGGGAGTGGGAGACCAGCAGCTGCTGTGGCTCCTGGACGCCCGGCTCGTCTGCGGGGGGCAGCCGGAACTTTCCGTCTCACGGGCAGAACCCCCGATTCCCTCTCACCGTGACCTATGACCCGGGCGGATCCAACGTCAGGGTCACTCTGTTCCAGAACTGCCCTGAGTCAGCCTGCCAGGCCATCGGCTTCCACATTTATAAG GTCCTTGACGGTGGAGCAGGCGTGTCTTTGGCTCAGGAGCCGGTGGCCAGCTGCGTGCCTCACTGCTACTCCCAGGAAGTGAGTCTGGCCTGCAGCTTGAGAACCGGCGCCTACACCATCATCCCCTCCACCTACCAGCCCGACTGTGGAGGTCACTTCACCCTCACCCTGAACCGCAGAATACACAG AAAAGTGGTACAGAGCCAGGAAAGCCTGGGATCAGCCATACAGGAG GTCTCTTACATCTCTCTGATGCGCTGCTAG
- the eif4e2 gene encoding eukaryotic translation initiation factor 4E type 2, with product MNNKFDALKDDDSGDHDQDNVSPKDCEKEKSEEEEKDPNSAKRKAVIPGAGEHPLQYNYTFWYSRRTPGRPASSQSYEQNIKQIGSFASVEQFWRFYSHMIRPGDLTGHSDFHLFKEGIKPMWEDDANKMGGKWIIRLRKGLASRCWENLILAMLGEQFMVGEEICGAVVSVRFQEDIISIWNKTASDQATTARIRDTLRRVLNLPPNTIMEYKMHTDSIKAWEDFHGLVNASGGR from the exons ATGAACAACAAATTTGACGC TCTGAAAGATGATGACAGTGGCGACCATGACCAAGACAACGTCTCACCGAAAGActgtgaaaaggaaaaaagtgaagaagaggagaaggaccCAAACTCTGCCAAGAGAAAA gCAGTGATTCCGGGGGCAGGGGAACACCCTCTGCAGTATAACTACACCTTCTGGTACTCCCGTCGCACTCCAGGACGGCCCGCTAGCTCTCAGAGCTACGAACAGAACATCAAACAGATTGGCAGTTTTGCCTCG GTGGAGCAGTTCTGGCGATTTTACAGTCACATGATCAGACCAGGTGATCTGACTGGCCACAGTGATTTCCACCTGTTCAAGGAGGGCATCAAACCCATGTGggag GACGACGCCAATAAGATGGGGGGCAAGTGGATCATCCGTCTGCGTAAGGGGCTGGCGTCGCGCTGCTGGGAGAACCTCATCCTGGCCATGCTGGGGGAGCAGTTCATGGTGGGGGAGGAGATCTGCGGAGCCGTGGTGTCCGTGCGCTTCCAG GAGGATATCATATCCATATGGAACAAGACGGCCAGTGACCAGGCCACCACCGCACGCATCAGAGACACGCTACGCCGAGTTCTCAACCTGCCCCCCAACACCATCATGGAGTAcaagatgcacacagacagcatcAA GGCTTGGGAAGACTTCCACGGCCTGGTGAATGCCAGCGGGGGACGCTAA
- the LOC134062551 gene encoding phospholipid scramblase family member 5: MSAVTDQPHPFGGLEREKHIRMVYQAFHRCWGGRANLQGSTTSLCPEMGALPGPAQPESHAVVLHHGEQGPSGVAGPRAGASGVEMDVLERRDCWQEPGTARGLTALRAVRQLHITTKPEARGPQCVPRRIYNIANDNKDQVFVVVEESSCVCLQCCGPARSCSLQGFDRLAQQAFHFERPLRADTCCLGCCLMEMRAYSAERQLIGTVHQRWSMFTPYFEVCDSDGSLAVRIQGPCCPLRCLSNQEFQVVSTLGETIGSIWKKWPGFNEECNMDHEYFGLVVPQEMALNTKVLLLAATFLLNYMFFEMS, translated from the exons ATGTCAGCCGTCACCGACCAACCCCACCCGTTCGgggggctggagagagagaagcacatccGCATGGTGTACCAGGCCTTCCACAGATGCTGGGGAGGCCGTGCTAATCTGCAGGgctccaccacctctctctgccCAGAGATGGGAGCCCTCCCTGGGCCAGCGCAGCCCGAGAGCCACGCGGTGGTGCTCCACCACGGAGAGCAGGGCCCCAGCGGGGTGGCCGGGCCCAGAGCGGGGGCGTCGGGTGTGGAGATGGACGTCCTGGAGAGGAGGGACTGCTGGCAGGAGCCAGGGACAGCCAGGGGTCTCACTGCTCTCAGAGCGGTCAGGCAACTGCACATCACAACCAAACCAGAAGCAAGAG GTCCACAGTGTGTCCCGCGAAGAATCTACAATATTGCCAATGACAACAAAGATCAAGTCTTTGTGGTAGTTGAAG agagctcgtgtgtgtgtctgcagtgctgTGGTCCTGCTCGCTCCTGCTCCCTGCAGGGCTTTGACCGGCTGGCCCAGCAGGCCTTCCACTTTGAGCGGCCACTGCGGGCCGACACGTGCTGCCTGGGCTGCTGCCTGATGGAAATGAGGGCCTACTCGGCCGAGAGGCAGCTCATCGGGACCGTGCACCAGAG GTGGAGCATGTTCACGCCGTACTTTGAGGTGTGTGATTCGGACGGAAGTCTGGCCGTGAGGATCCAGGGCCCCTGCTGCCCCCTGCGCTGCCTCTCCAACCAGGAGTTTCAG GTGGTTTCCACACTTGGCGAGACGATAGGCAGCATATGGAAGAAATGGCCTGGCTTTAATGAAGAGTGTAACATGGACCATGAATATTTCGGACTTGTTG TCCCACAGGAGATGGCTCTGAACACCAAAGTGCTCCTGCTAGCTGCCACCTTCCTGCTA aATTACATGTTCTTTGAGATGAGCTGA